A single region of the Paramagnetospirillum magnetotacticum MS-1 genome encodes:
- a CDS encoding HD-GYP domain-containing protein, whose translation MTHHERWDGTGYPAGLQGDEIPLEGRIAAICDVYDALLSERPYKKPWDKELVIAYLQGNSGSHFDPHLVSVFLSILPEIDAISSRFDDDTQASTVTSVD comes from the coding sequence TTGACCCACCACGAAAGGTGGGATGGCACTGGCTATCCGGCGGGCCTTCAGGGTGATGAAATCCCACTGGAGGGCCGAATTGCCGCCATTTGCGATGTGTATGATGCCCTGCTGTCCGAGCGCCCCTACAAGAAGCCATGGGACAAGGAATTGGTGATTGCCTATCTACAGGGAAACAGTGGAAGCCACTTTGACCCGCACCTTGTGTCGGTCTTCCTGTCGATCTTGCCTGAGATTGACGCCATCTCCAGCCGCTTCGATGATGACACCCAAGCAAGCACGGTGACTTCTGTCGATTGA
- a CDS encoding bacteriohemerythrin, giving the protein MTEGTEKETKPDGWSAELSVGVDIIDEDHQAFFRLAELLRDVIEGPEEGSDYLIETAINILEEYVEGHFLREEMAMVAVNYPFLAEHLAAHQAFAAKAHQIAQEYRGGNKDIAGTISGLVERWIVGHIQTIDKQYCGYLTNDNVDGRPLIYLSDEDGNELEV; this is encoded by the coding sequence ATGACTGAAGGCACAGAAAAGGAAACTAAACCCGATGGGTGGTCCGCAGAATTGTCTGTTGGAGTGGACATCATTGACGAGGACCATCAAGCCTTCTTTCGACTGGCAGAGCTTCTCCGCGATGTTATAGAAGGTCCAGAGGAAGGGAGTGACTACCTGATCGAAACGGCGATTAACATACTTGAAGAATATGTTGAAGGGCATTTCCTGCGGGAAGAGATGGCAATGGTCGCCGTGAACTACCCCTTTTTGGCCGAACATCTTGCCGCGCATCAAGCTTTTGCTGCGAAAGCGCATCAAATCGCACAAGAGTATAGGGGTGGCAATAAGGATATTGCAGGAACAATAAGTGGCCTTGTGGAGCGTTGGATCGTGGGCCACATTCAAACTATTGATAAGCAATACTGTGGATATTTGACAAACGATAACGTAGATGGACGACCTTTAATTTACCTATCTGATGAGGATGGCAATGAACTTGAGGTCTAG
- a CDS encoding response regulator codes for MDSLKTAVIVDDNPPTRTLIFEVLKGIGIKDIVQAINGEDAIAKIRETSPHLVIMDWKMDVMDGLECTQRIRSGIDGIDQKIPIVLLTGMVGADAEKKAYEAGVDLFLEKPFSIKKLHSGIIKILGPA; via the coding sequence ATGGACAGCTTAAAGACCGCAGTCATTGTCGATGACAATCCGCCCACACGCACTTTGATTTTCGAGGTCCTTAAAGGAATCGGCATCAAGGATATCGTCCAGGCAATCAATGGCGAAGATGCGATTGCCAAGATCCGTGAAACGTCTCCGCACTTAGTCATTATGGACTGGAAGATGGACGTGATGGATGGGCTTGAATGCACTCAACGCATTCGCTCAGGGATTGATGGCATTGATCAAAAAATTCCAATCGTCCTACTGACTGGGATGGTGGGAGCAGATGCGGAAAAAAAGGCATACGAGGCAGGTGTGGACTTGTTCCTGGAAAAGCCCTTTTCGATCAAAAAGCTTCATTCTGGGATAATCAAAATTCTTGGGCCAGCTTGA
- a CDS encoding HD domain-containing phosphohydrolase: MNMLSSRQIFPVRQIISGNGNIGERVCSIHTYIKDVIGCSGISRVSLAVYDKESDLVSTFAFSDDNDEKFSLYSARLQDVKSLFDMSTTGQFRVVDSIFENYSSDTRHSSIINKIGLCSSVTFPVSTNIDLTGFVFFNSTSPSYFTENIISAISPYAALLGLMLMNEVAPLNAVKAAVDTVRDVASLRDDETGAHLLRMSAYVRLIASELAKRYKYPDEWVDMLTRCAPLHDIGKISVPDHILHKPGKLSSEERLVMQQHVNAGVEIGMKILDNFGLDKDHIKTMLKEVICEHHETIDGLGYPNGLNDDIISVEARIVAIADIFDALTTERSYKDAWTIDGAIEYIKELSGVKLDKECVDIFVDNIDEILLIRARFPDVDA; encoded by the coding sequence ATGTAGCGGCATATCCCGTGTGTCACTGGCTGTTTATGACAAAGAAAGCGACTTGGTTAGCACCTTTGCCTTTTCTGACGACAATGATGAAAAGTTTTCTTTGTATTCAGCAAGACTACAAGATGTAAAGTCGCTATTTGATATGTCAACCACAGGTCAATTCCGCGTTGTTGACAGCATTTTTGAAAATTACAGTTCAGACACAAGACACTCAAGTATTATCAATAAAATAGGTCTCTGCTCTAGCGTAACCTTTCCCGTTTCAACCAATATCGATCTCACAGGTTTTGTGTTCTTCAATTCGACATCGCCATCATATTTCACTGAGAACATCATTTCAGCGATTTCTCCTTATGCCGCACTCCTCGGTTTGATGCTCATGAACGAGGTTGCTCCACTCAATGCCGTGAAGGCTGCAGTGGATACCGTGCGTGACGTAGCATCCCTTCGCGACGATGAGACGGGCGCCCATCTGCTGCGCATGTCAGCCTATGTGCGACTGATCGCCTCCGAACTGGCCAAGCGCTACAAATATCCTGATGAGTGGGTGGATATGCTGACCCGCTGCGCGCCTCTGCATGACATCGGAAAAATATCTGTTCCTGACCACATCCTTCATAAGCCAGGAAAGCTGAGCTCCGAGGAGCGATTGGTCATGCAACAGCATGTTAATGCTGGGGTCGAAATTGGCATGAAAATTTTGGACAATTTTGGCCTGGATAAAGATCATATAAAAACAATGCTAAAAGAGGTTATTTGCGAGCACCACGAGACAATTGATGGTCTTGGATATCCAAACGGACTTAACGACGATATAATCTCTGTTGAAGCGAGAATTGTTGCTATTGCCGATATATTTGATGCCCTTACGACAGAGCGCTCTTACAAGGATGCGTGGACGATAGATGGTGCTATCGAATACATCAAGGAACTATCTGGCGTTAAGCTAGACAAGGAATGCGTCGATATATTTGTTGATAATATTGATGAAATTTTGTTGATTAGGGCGAGATTCCCAGATGTCGATGCGTAG
- a CDS encoding protoglobin domain-containing protein — translation MQNLPNMLWAFVQTNIGAHGLENQTRAIYPTDVDHICNRSLAWRCPANKGLPMPMQLERWISFLQVDAETLAVLCDFASEIEPHFDTILDTFYSRVQESEAAAALFTSSASMDRAREAQRFHWLTYVLRGRFDQEYLASARAIGQTHFLDPPRKVGWHWLSGGPSG, via the coding sequence ATGCAAAATCTCCCGAATATGCTTTGGGCATTCGTCCAGACGAATATAGGAGCGCACGGGCTAGAAAACCAGACGAGAGCCATATATCCTACTGATGTGGACCACATCTGTAACAGATCACTAGCTTGGCGCTGCCCCGCCAACAAAGGACTACCGATGCCAATGCAGCTTGAACGATGGATTTCCTTTCTTCAGGTTGATGCCGAGACATTGGCAGTTTTGTGTGATTTCGCCTCAGAGATTGAGCCGCATTTCGACACCATTCTCGACACTTTCTATTCACGGGTCCAAGAAAGCGAGGCTGCTGCGGCGCTCTTCACGTCGTCAGCATCAATGGACCGCGCCCGTGAGGCGCAGAGGTTTCATTGGCTGACCTATGTGCTGCGAGGCCGCTTCGACCAAGAATACCTCGCGTCTGCCCGTGCTATTGGCCAGACCCATTTCCTTGACCCACCACGAAAGGTGGGATGGCACTGGCTATCCGGCGGGCCTTCAGGGTGA